Below is a window of bacterium DNA.
GGCCATCTCGCCGGCCTGCGCCGGCGCTTCGAGGACATCTACCGCGCCCGCTACGGCCACTCCAACCCCGATGCCTCGCTCGAGACCGTCAACCTGAGGCTCACCGCCCTCGGCGACGTGGGACGTCCCCTCCTCCAGCCCAACTACCGCCCCGGCCACCCCTCCGACGCGCCGTCCAAGACCACCCCGGTGCTGTTCGCCACCGGTTCCTATCCCACCGCCCGGTTCCACCGCGAGTACCTGATGCCCGGATGCGCCATCGCCGGCCCCGCCATCGTCGAGGAGGCCACCGCCACCACCGTCATCCCCCCCGAAGGCTCCGCCACCATCGACGAGTACGGCTGCCTGATCATCAAGGCCCCGCCGCTGTAGCATGCTGCTCAACCACAGCTCGCTGGCACCGCACAGGTTTTGGAGACGATCAATGCAGCACGACCCCCGTGCGACTGACACCGCCGTCGCAATAACCGCAAATGACACCACCGCAATCGCTCGATGGGCTAAGGCTGCAATCGCTCAGGCCGAGGTAGAGGCCATGAGCGATCCGGCCGGTTACTTCGCTACCGTTCCGGCCTGCAAGGGTGCGTGGGCTAGCGGGTCGACTCCTGAGGCGGCCATCCGTGAGCTCGAAGATGTTCTGGCTGATTGGGCCGAGGTTCACTTGCGAACCGGTAACCAGCCACCGCTACCTGCCATGGGCGGCATCAGCCTCGGCTGATGAGCCGACGGCTAACCCCCGTTAGCCACCGCGATCTCCTGAGGAAGCTCCGCAGCTTTGGCTGGGAAGGACCGATACGGGGATCGAAGCACTCTCATATGGTGCAGCCGGGGCGAGGATTTCCGTTGACAATCCCGAACCCCCATTCCGGTCAGGAAGTGAGCGTACCCCTGCTCCGGCAGATCCTACGCCAGGCCGGGATCTCGCGAGACGAGTGGCTGGACGGATGAGAGCACGACCCGCCGAGTGACGCAGGCTCCAGTACGGAAGCCTGCCCCGACCACTATGTAGATTCACCGCTAAGTGCCCACCGATTCGGGCCGATCATGAGCGCGAATCGCCTAGTTTCGAAGGCGCAAATCTCACAATTGGCTTCAACTGGGGATGCATGGAAGGGATTTATCGATCGTTACAAGCGACACCGCTCGCCCAACAGCTGGGTATGCCACCACCCCGTCGCGCTGCTTCCTAACGATCTACACTCAGGGTACGGTGACTCCCATGCTGAACCTCGCGGACGAGATCCAAGACGCACGTGGCAGGTACGAAGCTCTTGCCAAGAGTTTCAACGACCTCGCAGCCGAGCTCAACAAGACGTCCCATTTCCGCAGCCCTGAGGAGTATTCCAAGGCGACAACAGAACTTCGCGCCCAGTTGATCGCTATCCAGGACGAGATAGAGTCCACTGTGGCCTACATCAATCGATCGGCTGACCTCGCCGACTAGGCCGGGCAGCGAACGGTTGCCTGATGATCGGAGTTCTACCGCTATGAGACCCGACCCGATCACGATCGAGATCCTCCGGAACGCCTTCATCATGGCGGCGGAGGAGATGAACGCGGCGCTGATCCGCTCCGCCTACACGCCGGTCATCTACGAGTCGAAGGACTGCGCGGTGGCGCTCATCGACAGCAAGCACCGGGTGCTGGGCCAGTCCTCCGGGGTGCCGCTGTTCCTGGGCAACCTGGAGGCCTGCACCCTCGCCACCGAGGAGATGTTCGGGCGGTCCGTATGGGGCCAGGGCGACATCTGGATCATGAACGACGCCTACCTGACCGGCACCCACATGCACGACGTTACGGTCTTCGCCCCCATCTTCTACCAGGGCGACCTGGCCGGCTTCGCCGCCTCCCGGGCCCACTGGCTGGACATCGGCGCCAAGGACCCGGGAGTGCCGATGGATTCGGTCGAGATCTTCCAGGAGGGGGTCCGCCTGCCCCCCACCATGGTGGTGAGAAACGGCGAGCCCGTGCAGGACATCTGGGACATCATCGAGGCCAACGTGCGCTTCCCCCGCTCCGCCATCGGCGACATGACCGCCCAGTTCGCGGTGGCTTCGATCGGCGAGCACCGCCTGGGAGCCCTCTTCGACCGCTACGGGCGGGACACCGTGGAGGCTGCCGCCGAGGAGATATTCCGCCAGAGCGAGCAGCTCGACCGCGAAGCCATCCGAGCCATCCCCGACGGCGAGTACACCGCCGAGGGCTTCCTGGACTCCGACGGGGTGGGGGACGACCCGGTCCGCATCAAGGTCAGGATCAACGTGGAGGGCGAGCGCCTGCTCTTCGACCTCACCGAGGCCGACGGACCCGGCCAGGGCCCCATCAACTGCGGGGCCGTGCAGACCCTGTCCGCCTGCCGCTTGGCGTTCAAGTACCTGTTCAACTCCCATCACCCCGTCAACGGAGGCACGTTCCGGCCCCTGGAGGTGAAGACCCGGCCCGGATCGATCCTCCATGCCCGGTCCCCGGCCGCCTGCCAGTTCTACTTCACCCCCCTGGGCCTGATGATCGACCTGATCTGCTCCGCCCTCTCGCCCGCCCTGGCCGAGACGGTCCCCGCCGCCCACTACGGCGACGGCATGATCTTCCAGTTCACCGGCATCAACCCTCGGACCGACGACCTGTTCCTCGACAACGAACCGCACGTGGGCGGATGGGGAGCATCGCAGGGCCGCGACGGGGAGGACGGGATGATCTGGACCCTGTCGGGCAACTTCCACGACATGCCCATCGAGGTGTTCGAGTCCAAGTTCCCCGCCCGGATCACCGAGTACGGGTACCGCCAGGACTCGGCCGGGCCCGGCAAGTGGCGGGGAGGCAACGGCATCATCCGCGAGTACACGATGACCACCGACACCGAGATGAGCCTCTGGTTCGAACGCTCCGGCAACCCCGCCTGGGGCCTCTTCGAAGGCAAGGCCGGAGCTCCCCCCGAGGTAGTAATCAACCCCGGAACCCCCAGGGAGACCCGCCGCCTCAAGACCAACCTCATGCCCCTCCGCATTGGAGATGTCGTCCGCTGCTACACGGGCGGCGGAGGCGGCTACGGCAACCCCCTGGACCGCGACCCCCAGGCCGTGGAAGCCGACCTGGCCGACGGCCACATCTCCTCCGACTACGCCCGACGCCACCACCGCTACAACACTCGGAAAGCCACCTAGGTCTGACCGAAGGCTCCTGATCAGGGCGAGGTTTCGAGAGCTATGTCTCTCCGAACCTCTCGAAACGGCCCGTGGCATCGGCATGGGCCGCTAGCGCCGCCTCGTCGAAGTCGGCCTGCGGTCGGGGCTCGAGGTCGAAGTGCCCGTATTGGTCGACTCCCCGCACGAGCATGGCCGACTCCCGAATCCCCACGGTCTGGCGCACATGGGTGGGCAGGTAGCGGAACGCGATCCCGATGCGACGATAGGATGACGCGTTCGGCCGGGACCCGTGGACCGCCAGGACATGATGGAGCGAGATCTCCCCGGCGGACAGGCTGAGATCCACACCCTGGCTCTCGTCGACTTCCACCATCACCTCCTGTCCTCGGGACAGCAGGTTGTCCTCCCCGAAGGTGTCGTGGTGCGTGATCTGGCCCCACCGGTGGCTGCCCGCCACCACCCGGACGCACCCGTTCTCGGTGGTGCTGTCGGTGAGCCCCAGCCAGGCAGTGACCACCTCCGGAGGTTCCAGGCCCCAGTAGGTCGAGTCCTGGTGCCATGACACGAACCCCGGATCGTGCGGCTCCTTGATGAAGAAGTCGGTCGACCAGCACAGGATGTCGGGTCCGATGACCGCTTCGACGGCATCCAGGATCCGCGGATGCCGGATCAGCCGATCGAGCCAGGTCCACACCAGGTAGGTCTTGAAGCGGTATTTCTCGGGCAACCCCTGGTGCTCGGCCTCGAAGGCCTCCAGACGCCGGCGGCACTCCCGGGCCTCATCGCCCGAGAGGACGGGGATCGGGAAGTAGTAGCCGTCCCTACGGTAAGACTCGCTGATGCTGCTGCCGGACATGACCGATGCTCTCGCTGGCGAAATCCTAGCCAGGGGCACCCGGCCCCTCCCGGAGGCCTGATCCCCCTTGCTTACTGCCGCGGCCGGATGGATCTGCCCCAGGGGTAGGGTGGAAGCCGTGCTTGGATGTGTTGCCGTCCCGATGCGCCGCCCGGGGCAGGGTGTGGGGCAGGGATCAGCCGGACTGCGCCCCGCCCGCCGCCGGATCTCAGCCTCTGACGGTGCAGGACTCAGCGCCATCGTGTGGCCCGGTTCTCGCCGCACCGGGTTCCTGCTGGTCCATGGCCTCTCGTCCAACGCCCGGTTGTGGGACGACGTCGCCGGACACCTGGCGGCTAACGGCTATCCCGTAGCGGCGGTGGATCAGCGTTCCCATGGACGATCCGACCGGGTGGATGGCCCGTTCAACTTCGCGACCCTGGCCGACGACCTGGCGGCGGTGATCGAAGCGGTCTTCGCCCCGGAGACGGCGGTGGTAGCGGCCGGACAATCCCTGGGCGGCAACGTGGTCGTGGAGTTGGCCCGCCGGCATCCCCGGAAGGTGGCCGGGGCGGCGTTCATCGACGGGGGCTTCATCACCCTGAGCGACCTTTTCCCCGACTGGGAGACGGCTCTGGCCGAACTGACACCCCCCTCGTTCGAGGGCCTCACCCCGGCCGTCCTTGAGAGGAGGCTGCGGGAAGGTCACCCGGACTGGCCCGAGAGCGGCATCAGGGGGCAGATGGCCAACTTCGCCACGGCTCCTGACGGGACCCTGCGCCCCCACCTGGCCAGGGAGCACCACTTGATGCTGCTGCGTGAGATGTGGGAGCACCGCCCGGCCGAAACGGCTCCGTTCGTGGAGTGCCCGGCGCTGGTCGTGGCCGTCCACGACTCCTCGCCGGCGGGGGCAATGAGGCGCAGGTCGGTCGACCGGTTCGTCCGACGGCTGCCGAGAGGGAGGCTGATCCGGGTGGTGGCCGATCACGACCTCCACGCCCAGTACCCGCGCCGCACCGCCGGCTGGCTGGAGGAACTGGCCGGGGAGGCGATGCGTTGAGCGCCGGCCGCCTCATACTGATGGGATCGGGAGAGACCTCCAACCGGCTGGTGGCCGCCCACCGCCTGGGCATCGAGGCGGCCCGCGCCCGGGAGGTGCTGGTGCTCGACACCCCCTACGGGTTCCAGGAGAACGCCGCCATCCTGTCGGAGCGGCTGACCGGCTTCTTCCGCACCAGCCTGGTAGTGGAGGCGGGAGTGGCCTCCTACCGCTCCGCCCGCGCCGGACCGGTCGCCCTGGAACGGATGCTGGCTGCGGTGCGGCACGCCCGCTACGTGTTCGCCGGACCGGGCTCGCCGGGCTACGCCCTCGGGGTCTGGCGGGACACCGGGCTGGCCGCGGCCCTGCGCGACCTGCTCTCCGGCGGCGCCACCGTGACGCTGGCCTCCGCCGCGGCCCTGACCGCCGGGGTCAAGACCCTCCCCGTCTACGAGATATACAAGGTAGGAACCGACCTGGAATGGCTGGAGGGCTTGGACCTGGCCTCCCACCTCGGCTTGGAGGCGGTGGTCGTGCCCCACTGGAACAACACCGAGGGGCAGGGGTTCGACACCAGCCGCTGCTACATGGGCCGGCGCCGCTTCGAGATCCTGCGCGCCCAGCTCCCGGACGGGACGGGCGTGATCGGGGTGGACGAGCACACCGCCGCCATCATCGACTTCGGGAGAGGAACGCTGGACGTGCTCGGCGCCGGAGGAGTCACCCTGACCGGCGCCGATGTCACCTTCCTCGGCGACGGCGCGACCATGCCCCTCGAGACCGTGCTGGATCTCCTCCAGAGCGACCCCGCCC
It encodes the following:
- a CDS encoding type II toxin-antitoxin system HicB family antitoxin, with the protein product MSDPAGYFATVPACKGAWASGSTPEAAIRELEDVLADWAEVHLRTGNQPPLPAMGGISLG
- a CDS encoding type II toxin-antitoxin system HicA family toxin, producing the protein MSRRLTPVSHRDLLRKLRSFGWEGPIRGSKHSHMVQPGRGFPLTIPNPHSGQEVSVPLLRQILRQAGISRDEWLDG
- a CDS encoding hydantoinase B/oxoprolinase family protein: MRPDPITIEILRNAFIMAAEEMNAALIRSAYTPVIYESKDCAVALIDSKHRVLGQSSGVPLFLGNLEACTLATEEMFGRSVWGQGDIWIMNDAYLTGTHMHDVTVFAPIFYQGDLAGFAASRAHWLDIGAKDPGVPMDSVEIFQEGVRLPPTMVVRNGEPVQDIWDIIEANVRFPRSAIGDMTAQFAVASIGEHRLGALFDRYGRDTVEAAAEEIFRQSEQLDREAIRAIPDGEYTAEGFLDSDGVGDDPVRIKVRINVEGERLLFDLTEADGPGQGPINCGAVQTLSACRLAFKYLFNSHHPVNGGTFRPLEVKTRPGSILHARSPAACQFYFTPLGLMIDLICSALSPALAETVPAAHYGDGMIFQFTGINPRTDDLFLDNEPHVGGWGASQGRDGEDGMIWTLSGNFHDMPIEVFESKFPARITEYGYRQDSAGPGKWRGGNGIIREYTMTTDTEMSLWFERSGNPAWGLFEGKAGAPPEVVINPGTPRETRRLKTNLMPLRIGDVVRCYTGGGGGYGNPLDRDPQAVEADLADGHISSDYARRHHRYNTRKAT
- a CDS encoding phytanoyl-CoA dioxygenase family protein, whose protein sequence is MSGSSISESYRRDGYYFPIPVLSGDEARECRRRLEAFEAEHQGLPEKYRFKTYLVWTWLDRLIRHPRILDAVEAVIGPDILCWSTDFFIKEPHDPGFVSWHQDSTYWGLEPPEVVTAWLGLTDSTTENGCVRVVAGSHRWGQITHHDTFGEDNLLSRGQEVMVEVDESQGVDLSLSAGEISLHHVLAVHGSRPNASSYRRIGIAFRYLPTHVRQTVGIRESAMLVRGVDQYGHFDLEPRPQADFDEAALAAHADATGRFERFGET
- a CDS encoding alpha/beta fold hydrolase, with protein sequence MLGCVAVPMRRPGQGVGQGSAGLRPARRRISASDGAGLSAIVWPGSRRTGFLLVHGLSSNARLWDDVAGHLAANGYPVAAVDQRSHGRSDRVDGPFNFATLADDLAAVIEAVFAPETAVVAAGQSLGGNVVVELARRHPRKVAGAAFIDGGFITLSDLFPDWETALAELTPPSFEGLTPAVLERRLREGHPDWPESGIRGQMANFATAPDGTLRPHLAREHHLMLLREMWEHRPAETAPFVECPALVVAVHDSSPAGAMRRRSVDRFVRRLPRGRLIRVVADHDLHAQYPRRTAGWLEELAGEAMR